The genome window GGAAGCAATAAACAAAGGAAGCTGTTTTGAGTATTTTCGAATGAATTCCAATGCGCCCGGCATATAGGTGCTTTCAATCACTTTTTGCATCACCAAACGGGAAAACTTTTCTCCCAACTCTTTGGATTGTTCTGCCGACAGTGGTTTCTTCAAAATACCATGATAAATCATCTCAAATTTTACAAAGCGAGACATGCCGCCATTTGCAAGGTGAAAATCCATGACTTCCTGCAAATGTTCCCTTTCATCTGAAAATAATTCGCGAAAGGCTTCGGTCTTGACGTTTACAGAATCAACGAGTACGCCGTCAAAGTCGAACAAAATGGCTTTAACCGTCATTCGTCATTCCCGCCTTGTTCAGCATGATAAATCTCATCCAAACAGTCAAGCAAGCCCTGCCCCATATCCAGGTAATAATGACTGACAAGCTTCTTACCGATCTTGGGATGGAAGGTGTAAGGCGTCAAGTTGTAATGCCCGCCTGTTTTTCCATCCTCAGGAGGCTGCAGGTCGATTTGCACATCGGATCCGACCATTTCACGGATCATATACATCAAATCACGAAAACGCGTGGGGTGCTGGCCTGTCAGAATCACATTTTGATTCTCGAATTCAGAATCGAGGATCTGCATGCTTGCGCGTGA of Anaerolineales bacterium contains these proteins:
- a CDS encoding HAD hydrolase-like protein yields the protein MTVKAILFDFDGVLVDSVNVKTEAFRELFSDEREHLQEVMDFHLANGGMSRFVKFEMIYHGILKKPLSAEQSKELGEKFSRLVMQKVIESTYMPGALEFIRKYSKQLPLFIASGTPQDELHEITSQRGLNSYFREIHGTPRGKPEIIRDILMRYAFETNEMPFIGDAINDYKASLETNSPFYGHVLSGDGGFPADVEIVRSFHELETRLFDE